The following nucleotide sequence is from Saccharothrix texasensis.
CTTCGTCTCCGACAGCGGCGCGCCGGGCGTGCCCGCCACGCGGATCTCCACCACCGTGCCCTCGCTGGGCGACGTGATCGTCACCGACGACAGCTTCACCGGCTCGGCGAAGCCCGCCATCAGGCCGATGCCCGGCTTCAGCGCCGGGAACGGCTCGAAGTAGTTCTCCGTCTGCCACACCGTGGTCGGGTCCTTGTCGACCGCGCGGTTGGCCCGGGTGGCGTTGTCGGGCTGGTTGGTGACGTCGTACACGCCGACGGACGCGGGCTGCACGGGACCGGCCGGTGTCGCGGGCGGCGCGGGCTGGCCGCTCTGCCCCGGCGTGGTGGACTGGCCGATCACCACCGTCGGCCCGCCGCCGCCGGTCGGCTCGTCGCTGAAGAAGCTCACGATCTGCACGCCGAGCCAGACGATCACGGCCAGCGTCGCGACCGCGAGCACGGCCACGCTGATCATCAGCTTCCGCTTGCGGTCCTTGTCGCGGACCGGGCGCTGCGTGGTCCACACCGCGCCGTCGTCCGCCGCGTCGCCCGGCACCGGCTGGATCAGCGCGGTCTGCGCCTCCGACTGGGCGATCTGGTCGAGCACCTGCAGGATCGCCGCGCTGGTCCGGATGCCGCCGACGCTGGTGTCCTCCAGGCTGCGCACGGCGACCGACGACAGCTCGTGCGGCACGTACGGGTGCAGCGCGCTCGGCGCGAGCACGGAGCCGTCCGGGCCCGTCGGCGCGGCGGGCACGCCGTCCGGCCCGTTCGGCAGCGCCCACTTGCCGGTGAGCAGCAGGTACAGGATCGCGCCCAGGCCCTTGACGTCGTCACGGGCGATGGCGTCCGGCCGCGGCCCGGGGAACGCGAGCCGCAGCCTGCCGTCCGCCGTCACCCGGATGCGCTGCGGGTGGTCCGCGCCGAGCACGAGGCCGGCGTGGTGCGCGCCCTCGATCGCCGCGCCCAGCGGCTCCAGCAGCCGCGTCGCGGCGCCCGCCGGCAGCGGGCCCTCGGCGACCAGGTCCAGCAGGTCGGTGCCCTGGGTCCACTCGGCGACGATCACGCCGAGGATGCCCTCGTCCAGCCTGATCCCGGCGCCCGGCGTCAACACGTCGATCACCCGGGAAACGCCCGGGTGGGTGAAGCTGGCGGCGTGCATCGCGCGTTCGGCGGTCCGCTTGGCCCGCGCCGCGGCGGCGTGGTCGGCCGGGTCGCCCACCAGGACGGTCAGCGCCACGTCCCGGTTGAGCTGCCCGTCCCTGGCCCGCCACAGGTGCGCGTCGCACCGCCGGTCCACACCGGACCGGGTCAGGAGCCGGTACCGGCCGTCGCCGATCACCCCGCCGGGCACCAGCGAGGTGTTCTGCATCGGACCGCTGCTCACGGGGCCGAGGGTACGTGACCGCGTGGCGTCACAGGTGTCATCGGCGACCCACCAAACGACTGATCTTGCCGAGCGCGGGCTTCACCTCGGGTACTCGGAACAGGGCGAGCAGCAGGAAGCTCAGCGGCAACCCGACGATCGTCTGGATCACCACTTCGACCCAGGCACCCGCCACGCGGGACTCGATTCCCAGCACTCGGACGGCGAGCCACGCGAGCCCGGTCGCCGCGCCGAACGCGATGGCGGACGCCACGACCGTGAGGCAGATCGTCCACGCCGTGTAACCGGTGCGCAGCCGGCCGAGCCGCAGCCGCAGCCACAGCTGCCCGACCAGGGCGCCGACCACGAAGCTCAGCGACATCGCGATCGACACGCCGACCGCCAGCTTGTCCGGCGGCGAGATCGCCAGGAACCCGTACAGCAGCGCGATGCGCGCCACCACGATGATCCCCTGGATGATCGTCGGCGTCCGGGCGTCCTTCAACGCGTAGAACACCCGCAGCTGCAACAACGTGATCGCGTAGGGCACCAGGCCGAACGCGGACAGCGCGAGCGCCGTGCCGATCGACTCGCCGCCGTCGACGCCGGACCTGCCGTGCGCGAACAGCGCCAGGCCGATCGACACGCCGGACACCGTCATCAGCGCGCTGAACGGCATCAGCAGGATCGACGACATCCGGTTGCCGAACGCCAGGTCGCCGACCAGAGCGTCGGTGTCGTGCGCCGCCGCCGCGCGGCTCATCTTCGGCATCAGCGCCGTCAGCAGCGACACGCCGAGCACCCCGTAGGGCACCTGGGCGATCAGCCACTGCATGTTGTAGACCGTGATGGCGCCGTCGTAGTGCGTGGCGACCTTCGTCAGCACGACCATGCTGGCGAAGCCGAGCGCCACGTACAGCAGCACCCAGAACGCGAGCCCGCCGAACTCCGACAGCCGCCGGTCCCAGCCCCACCGCCAGCGGAAGCGGAACCCGGTCCGGCGCAGCGCCGGCACCAGCACCGACGCCTGCAGCGCCACGCCGAGCATCGTGCCGAGGCCGAGGACCAGCAGCTTCGGCTCGCCCATCCGCACCGGGTCGAGGGAGATCTCGCCCGGCATCAGCCAGTAGACGCCCAGCGTCACGATCACCACGAGGTTGTTCAGCACCGGCGCCCACGTGGGCAGGCCGAACACGTGCCGGGTGTTGAGCACCGCGCCGATCAGCGCGGACAGCCCGTAGAAGACGATGCCCGGCAGCACCAGGTAGGCGAACGCGGTGACCAGCTCGGGCTTGGCGTTGGGCGAGTCGATGAACAGCCCGGTCAGCAGCGGCGCGCAGGCGACCGCGATGATCGTGCCGATGCCCAGGACCACCGCGGACATCGTGATCATCCACTGGGCGTAGGACTCGCCGCGGTCGCCGTCCTCCTTCTCGGCGCGCACCAGCAGCGGGATGGCCACGCTGGTCAGCACGCCGCCCAGCAGCAGCTCGTTGATCATCGTCGGCAGCGTGGTGGCGACCTGGTAGGAGTCGTTGAGCGCGTCGACGCCGAGGATCGTGATCAGCAGCAGCTTGGACAGCAGCCCGGAGGCGCGGCTGACGATCGTGGCGATGGCCATCGAACCGCCGGCGCGCGCCAGCGACGGGCCCTGCGGCTGCTCCTGCGTCACCGTGGTTGTTCCGCTCAACTCGTGCTCGACCTCTCCGGTGGCGTTACCCCGCTCGCGTCGTTCGGCACCTGCGCGGAGGCGGCCCGGGCGGCGCGCACCCGACGGTAGATGCGCCGGGCGGACAGCAGCACCAGCGCGGCGCCCGCCAGGCACGTGATGACGACGGTGATGGTGCCGTACGCCGAGGACGACACCTCCAGCCGCGCCCGTTCGCCCAGCTCGACGCCGCTGGTGGTGACCAGGCGGACGTGCACCGGGAACCGCCCCGACCGCTGCACCTCCACCGGTACCCGCACCAGCCGGTCGCCACGCGCGGGCAGCTCGATGTCGGTCAGGTCCCTGGCCACGATGCCCGGTGTGTCCTCGATCACGATCCGCACCGTGATCCGGACGTCGAGCCGGTTCTTGATGGACAGCGGGATGGGGCTGTCGCCCGAGCCGAGCAGGATCGGGCTGTTCGGCTCGGTCACCGTGACCTGCTCGCGCAACCCGTCGATCTGCTCGCGGGCCAGCCCCAGCGCGGCCCGCGCGCCGTCCTCGTCGCCGCGCCACGCGCCCGACACCGCGCGCAGCAGCGACAGCCGCAGCGGGGCGACCAGGTCGGCGGGCTCGGCGGACTCCGCGTCCGGCTGGCTCATCGACTCCGACAGCTGGTGCAACCGGAGCCACGAGTCGGAGACCGCGGCGGTCACGGTCGGCGGCACCTCGCGGGCGCCCGCCTCGACCGGGTAGCTCAGCGCGGCGGTCTGCGCCGGCGGCGACGCCAGCAGCGTCTCGAGGCCGACGGGGGTCGCGAACCCGTCCGCGACCAGGGACTTCGCCGCGCGCAGCAGCGTGTCGACCTCGCCGGTCGGCGCGTTCCACCGGCGTGGCGGCGCGATGACCACGTTCTGGCCGGTGCTCTGGAACCCGGCCCGGAACGTGAGCGCGGCCAGCGCGTTCTGCACCGACACCGGCCGGGTCTCGCTCGGCGTGGTCACGCCCGCGACCGGCCGGGCCGTCGCCGCGCCCTGCAGCGCGTCGGACACCATGCCGTCGACGCGCACCGCCGTGACCGGCTTGCCCTCGGCCACGTCGAACCGCACCGGTCCCGTGCCGGGGGTGCCCGCGACGGCCGACTGGTCGAGCACCAGGGACGTGACGCCCCGACCGGTCAGGCCGGCCAGCGTCGCCTGGTCGAGCACGCCCTCCTCGGGCCAGGTCAGGCCCTGCGTCGGCTGCACGCCGAGGACCTCGCGGACCACCTCCGCGCCGGCGAGCGCGAGGTCGCCCAGGCCGGTGAGCTCGGCGCGGGTCAGCGCGACCAGGTCGGCGTCCGCGTCGGGCAGCGCGATCACGCACCGGCCGGCGGCCACCAGGCGCAGCCGGTCGCGCCACAGCTCGGCCGCGCTCTTGCCCTTGCCCGCGCCCTGGCCGCGCACCTCGTAGCCCTGGGTCATCGCCTCGACCGTGCGCAGCAGGTCGGGGTCCACGGCCAGGCACACGCCGGCGCCCAACGGGCCGGTCAGCGCCGACTCGTAGGCCATGAGCAGGCCGTACAGCCGTCCGCCCATGGCCAGCGAGCCCGCCAGCTCGTCGTCGGTGAGCACGGTCGGGCTGCCGGTGACGACGCGCGGCCGGTCCGCCAGCGGCCACAGCAGGGTGATCTTGGCGGGGGTGGCCGGCGGGGTCGGCGCCTGGCCGCCGGGCATCGCGAGCACCGGCAGCAGGGTGCTCAGCGCGGCCAGCCGGGCCCGCCCGCCGTAGGCCGGGACGCCGTTGATGTTGGCCAGGATCGGGTAGATGCCCGGTTCGGTGACCTGCAGCGACGTGGGGTCGTTCCCGCGCAGGGGCACGGTCAGCCGGAACGGCTTCGACTCGTTCTGCTCCAGGCGGTCGGCGACCCGGGTGAACCTGGGCTGGACGACCTCGGCGTCGGTCGGCTCGCGCAACGCCTTGCGGACCTCGTCCTCGCCGGTCAGCGGCTGGCCGCGCTCCAGGCGCAGCTCGATCTCCTCGATCGGCCGGTCGCCGACGTTGACGACCTTGCCCGAGATGGTGATCGAGTCCGGCCCGTCCGCGGTGATCACGCGGGGGGTCATCTCCTCGACGTCCAGGCGCAGCCACACCTGCGACTGCTGGCCCGGTTGGCTGGACAGCGCCCTGGTCGCCCACACCTGGGTGGCGGGCGCCGGTCGGACGGGCAGCCGCCCGGTGTCGACGGGCGCGGCGGACGCCGCGGACGCCGTCGACACGAGGAGGACCCCCGCCGCCGCTAGTGCGGACAGCAGCCGTTTCACGCGGACTCCGCTCCGTCCGTCTGGTACTCGGAGAGCAGTTCGGCGGCTCGGCGCACGAGTCGACGCTCGTCCGCGTAGGCGAGCCGGTCGTCCAGCTCGCCAAGGGGCACCCACGCCACCTCGGTGACCTCCACGTCTTCGTCGGAAAGCTCGCCGCCCAGCGCTTCCAGGAGGAAGTGGTGGACGGTCTTGTGCACCCGCCGGTCCTCGGCGACGAACCAGTAGTCGATCGAGCCGAGCGGGCGCAGGACCTTGCTATGAATACCGGTCTCCTCCGCGACCTCGCGCACCGCGGTCTGTTCCGCGGTCTCGCCGGCCTCGATGTGACCCTTCGGCAACGACCACAACAGCCGGCCGCGCCGGTCGAGCCGCCCGATGATCGCGGCGACGTGCTGCTCGAAGTCCAGCACCAGTCCGCCCGCCGAGGTCTCGTCGACGGTCTTCAGCCGCCGACCGCGACGCCGGTTCCGGCGCCTCGGCTTGGGACCGCCGGAGCGACCGGACGACTGGGGCATGCCCTGATGGTAGTGGCGACCAGCGGGTACCGGACGTGACCGCCCGGTGGCGGCCGGTGATCGACTACGGGCGACTCGTTCGGACCGGGGACCGCCGACCAGTAGGCTGGCTGCTCGTGTCCGGACCCACCGCCCCCGCCGCCACTCCTGCCGGGCAGGACAATGCCGTGGTGGAACTGCTGAGCGCCCTCCCCGTCGCCGAGGAACTGGCCGCCCGCTTCGCCGGCGCCGGTCACCGCCTGTACCTGGTGGGCGGCAGCGTGCGGGACGCCGTGCTCGGTCGGCTGTCCGGCGACCTCGACTTCACCACCGACGCCCGGCCGCCGCAGGTCATGGCGCTGCTCAAGGGCTGGGCGGACGCGATCTGGGACACCGGCATCGCGTTCGGCACGGTCGGCGCGACCAAGCACGGGCAGACCGTCGAGGTCACCACGTTCCGCGCCGACAGCTACGACGGCGTCACCCGCAACCCCGAGGTGACCTTCGGCGACAGCATCGAGGGCGACCTGGTCCGCCGCGACTTCACCGTCAACGCGATGGCCTACGACGTGGTGAACCGGCAGCTCATCGACCCCACCGGCGGGCGCGAGGCGCTGCGGGCCAGGACCCTGGACACCCCCGCGACGCCGCAGGAGTCGTTCTCCGACGACCCGCTGCGGATGCTGCGCGCGGCCCGGTTCGTGTCCCAGCTCGGCTTCACCGTCGCGCCGCGCGTGCTCGACGCGATGGCGGCCATGGCGGGCGAGCTGACCCGCATCACCGCCGAGCGCGTGCAGGTCGAGGTGTCCAAGCTGCTCACGGGCGCGCACCCGCGGGCGGGCGTGGAGCTGATGGTCGAGTCGAAGCTGGCCGACGTGGTGCTGCCCGAGCTGCCCGCGATGAAGCTGGAGATCGACGAGCACCACCAGCACAAGGACGTGTTCCACCACTCGCTGGTCGTGCTCGACCAGGCCGTCGACCTGGAGGACGGGCCCGAGCCGGACCTCGTGCTGCGGCTGGCGGCGTTGCTGCACGACATCGGCAAGCCGGGCACCCGGCGGTTCGAGGAGGGCGGCGGCGTCTCGTTCCACCACCACGAGGTGGTCGGCGCGAAAATGGTCCGCAAGCGTTTGCGCGCCTTGAAGTACTCGAAGGAGATCGTCGAGGACGTCGCCCAGCTCGTGTACCTCCACCTGCGCTTCCACGGCTACGGCAGCGGCGAGTGGACCGACTCGGCGGTGCGCCGGTACGTCACCGACGCCGAGCACCTGCTCCCCCGCCTGCACAAGCTGGTCCGCGCCGACTGCACCACGCGCAACCGGCGCAAGGCCAACGCGTTGCAGCGGACCTACGACGACCTGGAGCGCCGCATCGAGCGCATCGCCGCCGAGGAGGACCTCAAGCGGGTCCGGCCCGACCTCGACGGCAACGAGATCATGCGGCTGCTGGGCGTGCCACCGGGGCCGGTGGTCGGCAGGGCGTGGAAGTTCCTGAAGGAGCTGCGCCTGGACCGCGGTCCGCTCGACCACGACGAGGCGGTCGCGGAGTTGCTCGCGTGGGCCCGCGCGGAGGGCGTCCAGCCGCCCGGTGACTGACACCAAGTGACCAATCTCGAACTTGGGCTTGGCCAGTGACAGCCCGTTGCGGGACCATGACTGTGTGCGTCAGACGCGCACTGGGGGTGGTGTCGTATGAACGCTTGGGGATTGTCCGAGGGGGGCACCCGGGCACAACAGGGCCTGGACGAGCTGTCCGACCGGCAGCGGGCCGTGCTCCGCTGCCTGGCCAGGGGGCTCGCGGACCACGAGATAGCGCGGGTGCTGGCGCTGAGCCAGCACCAGGTGGGGGCGGTGGTGTCGGAGATCCTGCGGGCGTTGAACCTGCGCGACCGGATGGCCGCGGTGGTCTACGCCCACGAGACGGGCATCATCCGCCTGCCCCTGCCGCGTTGACCTGCCGCTGCTCCGCGGCCGGCGGCGACCTCGCGAATCAGCGGTGGGTGGCCGCCGACGTGCGCTTGTCGAGCAGCAGGTAGCCGAGCAGGCCGAGCAGGTAGGCCACCGTCGCGGCGACCACGAGGCCCGGGGACCGACCGTCCAAGGGCACGACGGCCGCCGCGGCGGTGACGGCTGCCACCTGCGTGACGTTGAACAGCGTGTCGTACAGGGCGAACACCCGGCCGCGGACCTCGTCGCCGATGTCGCCCTGCACGGCCGCGTCCACGCACAGCTTCACCACCTGGCCCGCGAAGGTCAGCACGAACGACGCGGCCAGGATGGTGGGCAGCAGCATGGGCAGGCCGAGGCCGAGCTGGGTGGCCGCGGCCAGCACGAGCGCGGCGCAGACCGTGCCGCGCCGGCCGAGCAGGTCCACCAGCCGGTCGGTCACGAGCCCCGCCAGCAGGATGCCCGCGCCACCGGCGACGGCGACCTCGCCGAGCCCCGCCAGGCCCGCCTTGAACGGCCCGTGGTCGGTGAACGTGTGGCGCATCAGCAGCAACGTCAGCAGCAGCGACGCGCCGAACGCGAGCCGGTGCGCGAGCAGCGCCACCAGGGCGGCGGCGACGGTGGGCGCGCGCCACGCGGCCCGCGCGCCGTCCAGCAGGCCCAGGGCGACCGCGGTGACCGTCCGGCGGGGCTCGTCCACCTCGTCGGGTCCGAGCGCGCCACGGGCGAAGCGGGAGGCCAGGAAAGCGGCGCCGAGCGAACCCGCGACCGCGACGGCCGTGGTCCACGCCGAGCCGTCGTCACCGGAGCCGAAGAGCGACCGCAGCCCCACCGCGCACCCCGCGCCGAGCACGGCGGTCAACGCGCCGAGCGTGGTGACGAACGCGTTCGCCTCCACCAGGTGGTCGCCGTCCACCACGTGCGGCAGGGACGCGGACAGGCCGGAGCCGACGAACCGGCTCACCCCCGTGACGAACAGCGCCGAGGCGTACAGCGGCACGCCGTCGAGCCCGAGCCCGACGGCCGTCGCGGTCAGCACGACGAAGACCGCGCGCGTGAGGTTCGCCACCACCAGCACGCGGCGGCGGTCCCACCGGTCCAGCAGGGCCCCCGCGAACGGGCCGACGATCGAGTACGGGAGCAGCAGCACGGCGAACCCGGCCGCCACCGCGAGCGGGTCGGCGTGGCGCTCGGGGTTGAACAGGACCGCGCCCGCGAGGCCGGCCTGGAACAGCCCGTCGCCCCACTGGGCGGCCAGCCGCGAGGCCAGCAGCCTGCGGAAGTCCGCCAGCGCGAGGAGTTTCCGGACACCGAGGTGGTGCTTCGCCGCGGTGGTGCCGGCAGTGGTCACGGTGGTGAGCCTATGCCTCCGGGGCCGCGAACCACGAAGGCCGGACCCTGGTGGGTCCGGCCTCCCTGGCGCCAGGCGCCCGGTCGCCTCTCGGCGGGTGGCACTACGCGGCTCCAGCCGGACGGTATTCCGCGTAGGCGTTTCAGTGGGCCCGGGGGACTCGATGGCGCCTGACGTTCACTGCAACGAACACGGTAACCCGGATGTTCCTGCCCGGCGGGATCCGCCGCGTCCACGCGGTGCGCGTGCTGCGTCGCCGGGCGCCCGGCCGTCGTCTGGGATCATGCGTGGTGTGCGCCCTGATGCCGACGTCGAACCGGGTTCCCTGCTGGTCGCGGCACCGAGTCTGACCGACCCCAACTTCCGCCGGACGGTGGTGTACGTCATCGACCACCGGGACGAAGGCAGCCTCGGCGTGGTGCTGAACCGCCCGAGCGAGGTCGCCGTCCACGACGTGCTGCCCGCGTGGGGGCCGCACGTGAGCAGGCCGCAGGCCGTCTACATCGGCGGGCCGGTGGAGCAGAAGACGGCGCTGTGCCTGGCCGCGCTGCGCACCGGGGAGGACCTGGCGTCACTCGACGGTGTGGTCGGCGTGCACGGACCGGTGGCGCTGGTCGACCTGGACGCCGACCCGGACGCGCTGGTGGCGAAGGTGCGCGGGATGCGCGTGTTCGCCGGCTACTCCGGCTGGGGCGAGGGCCAGTTGGGCAACGAGGTGGCGCGCGGCGACTGGATCGTCGTGAAGGGCCTGCCCGACGACGTGCTCACGCCGCCGAACGTCGACCTGTGGGGCCGGGTGCTGCGCCGTCAGGGCATGCCGACGGCGCTGATGGCGACGTTCCCGACGGACATCCGGCGGAACTAGGCGCGGGTCAGCACGCTGCAACCGCCACCCGTGCCCGAGCACGCGCAGCCGCCGCAGCCGGCCGGGGCCTGCTCCGGCAGCGCCTCGGCGGCCCGGTGGCCGAGCACGCCGCCCGCGCCCGCGACCACGATGCTGCCGACCAGCCCGACCAGGCCGATGACCAGCGACAACGCCGGGTTCACAGCCGCCGCGACGGCCGCCACGAGAGCGATGGCGCCCGCGGCCGCGTTCGGCACGCCGGCGATCTTGTTGGCCAGCGCGAAGGTCTCGTCGTCACGCAGGGTGGCCTTGGTGCGCACCCCGAAGAAGCGGTTGCGCTGGAGTCGGCCACGCACGCCGAGCAAGCCGATGGTCGCGAACGCGACACCGATCAGACCCAGCACCACAGGCAGCACGATGTTCACGCTGACGAGGGTAGGCCGGTCCTCCGACCCAGGTCGGGCCGGCCCCGCCTTCACCGGCCGGTCGCGGTCGTTCACCCGGTTCACCGGGGTTGCGCTGCGCTGATACCGTTGACGGCATGAGCAAGGCCCGCCTGCTCCTTAGCTAGCCGCGCAGACCTCGTCAACCAGGTCCGCGCGGCAACCCCTCACGCCCTTCCGGGCTGGGGGGTTTCGTCATGTCAGGGGCAGGTACCGATGGAGAGGGACATCCCGATGAGCACCGACGCGGCGGACGCGACGCCCGCCTACCGCTACACCGCCGAGCTGGCGGGGGAGATCGAGCGGCGCTGGCAGCGGCACTGGGAGGAGCAGGGCACCTTCCACGCGCCGAACCCGGTCGGGCCGCTCAAGGGCGACGTGCCCGCGGACAAGCTGTTCGTGCAGGACATGTTCCCCTACCCGTCGGGCGCGGGCCTGCACGTGGGCCACCCGCTGGGCTTCATCGGCACCGACGTGTTCGCCCGGTACCACCGGATGAACGGCCGCAACGTGCTGCACACGATGGGCTTCGACGCGTTCGGCCTGCCCGCCGAGCAGTACGCCGTGCAGACCGGGCAGCACCCGCGCAAGACCACCGAGGACAACATCCAGACCTACCTGCGGCAGATCCGCAGGCTGGGCCTGGGCCACGACGAGCGCCGCCGGATCTCCACCATCGACCCGGGCTACTACAAGTGGACCCAGTGGATCTTCCTGCAGATCTTCAACTCCTGGTACGACCCGGCGGCGGGCAGGGCGCGGCCGATCGCGGAGCTGGAGGCGCAGTTCGCCGCGGGCGAGCGGGCCACGCCGGACAAGCCGTGGGCGGAGATGTCCCGCCCGGAGCGGGAGAAGCTGCTGGGCCGGTACCGCCTGGTGTACCTGTCCGAGGCGCCGGTGAACTGGTGCCCCGGCCTGGGCACGGTGCTGGCGAACGAGGAGGTCACCGCGGACGGCCGCAGCGAGCGCGGCAACTTCCCGGTGTTCCGGCGCTCGCTGCGCCAGTGGATGATGCGGATCACCGCCTACTCCGACCGGCTGATCGACGACCTGGACCGGCTGGACTGGCCGGACAAGATCAAGGCGATGCAGCGCAACTGGATCGGGCGCTCGCACGGCGCCCGGGTCAGGTTCGAGGTCGGGCGCGCGGACGCGGGCGCCGTCGACGTCGAGGTGTTCACCACCCGGCCCGACACCCTGTTCGGCGCGACGTACCTGGTGCTGGCGCCCGAGCACCCGCTGGTGGACGTGATCACGTCCGCCGGGCAGGCCGACGCGGTCGCCGCGTACCGCGCCGAGGTCTCGCGCAAGTCCGAGCTGGACCGGCAGGAGAACAAGGAGAAGACCGGCGTCTTCACCGGCGCGCACGCGACGAACCCGGTCAACGGCGCCCGCATCCCGGTGTACGTCGCGGACTACGTGCTGATGGGCTACGGCACCGGCGCGATCATGGCGGTGCCCGGCCAGGACCAGCGCGACTGGGACTTCGCCAAGGCGTTCGACCTGCCGATCGTCCGGACCGTGCAGCCGCCGGAGGACTTCGACGGCGAGGCGTACACCGGCGCCGGCCCGGCCGTGAACTCCAGCCACGAGAGCAGCGTCAGCCTGGACGGCCTGGACGTCGACGAGGCCAAGACGAAGATCATCGCCTGGCTGGAGGAGCAGGGCCGCGGCCAGGGCACGGTGCAGTTCAAGCTGCGCGACTGGCTGTTCTCCCGGCAGCGGTACTGGGGCGAGCCGTTCCCGATCGTGTACGACGAGGACGGCACGCCGATCGCCGTGCCGGAGTCGATGCTGCCGATCGAGCTGCCCGACGTCGACGACTACTCGCCGCGGACGTTCGACCCGGAGGACGCGGACTCCGAGCCGTCGCCGCCGCTGTCGCGCGCCGAGGACTGGGTCGCCGTCGAGCTGGACCTGGGCGACGGGCCCAAGCGGTACCGGCGCGAGACCAACACCATGCCCAACTGGGCCGGTTCGTGCTGGTACCAGCTGCGGTACGTGGACCCGACGGAGTCCGAGCGGTTCGTCAACGCGGAGAACGAGCGGTACTGGCTGGGCCCGCGCGCGGAAGAGCACGGCGCGTCCGACCCCGGTGGCGTCGACCTGTACATCGGCGGCGTGGAGCACGCGGTGCTGCACCTGCTGTACGCGCGGTTCTGGCAGAAGGTGCTGTTCGACCTGGGCCACGTGTCCGGTGACGAGCCGTACCGGCGGCTGTTCAACCAGGGCTACATCGAGGCCTACGCCTACACCGACGCGCGCGGCTCCTACGTGCCCGCCGAGCTGGTCGAGGAGCGCGACGGCAAGCACTTCTACGAGGGCGAAGAGGTGCGCCGCGAGTACGGCAAGATGGGCAAGAGCCTGAAGAACGTGGTCACGCCGGACGACATGTGCGAGAAGTACGGCGCCGACACGTTCCGGCTGTACGAGATGTCGATGGGCCCGATGGACGTCTCGCGGCCGTGGGCGACCAAGGACGTCGTCGGCGCGCAGCGGTTCCTGCAGCGGCTGTGGCGCAACCTGGTCGACGAGACCACGGGCGAGCCGCGGGTCACCGACGAGGAGCCGGGCGAGGACGCGCTGCGGCTGCTGCACAAGACGATCGCCGGCGTGCACGACGACTTCGCGAACCTGCGCTACAACACGGCGGGCGCGAAGCTGATCGAGCTGAACAACCACGTCACCAAGCACTTCCCGGGCGGCGCGCCACGCGTGCTGGCCGAGCCGCTGGCGCTGATGCTGGCGCCGCTGAGCCCGCACGTCGCCGAGGAGCTGTGGGCGAAGCTGGGCCACGGCGACTCGCTGGCCCACGGCCCGTTCCCGGCGGCGGAGGAGAAGTACCTGGTCGAGGACACGGTGGAGTACCCGATCCAGGTCAACGGCAAGGTGAAGGCCCGGGTGGTCGTGTCCGCGTCCGCGTCGTCGGACGAGGTGCGGGCGGCGGCGCTGGCCGAGGGGAAGGTGGCCGAGCTGCTGAACGGCGGCACGCCGCGCAAGGTGATCGTCGTGCCGGGCCGCCTGGTCAACGTGGTGCTGTAACCGTTCCGCGGCCGGCGGGGTTCACCGGCAGCGGGGTTCACGGACGGGGCAACTGGGCGGCCACTTCGGTCATCGCGTCGAGCAGGTCCGGCTCGACGTGCCCGGTTGCCGGTTCGGACTCGGCGATCGTGATCGTGGTGTCCTTGATCTCCGACCAGTAGTGCGCGGCGGTGAAGTGGACGTCCGGCAGGCCGACCACGCCGCCGGGCAGCGGTTTCACGTCGCCGGAGCCGGCGACGTCGATGACCCGGTCGAACTGCCTGGCCTGGTTGCGGCCCGGGAAGGTCACCCACACCACCGACACCAGGGCCGCGTTGCCCGCCTGGTCGCCGACGGCGAGCAGGAGGCGGTCCAGCGACGTGCACGGCGTGGCGGCGAAGAAGTCGCGCACCTGGCCGAACGAGTTCTCCAGGCAGTCGAGCTCCTGCTTGACCGCCTGCTTGCTGATCCCGACCCCGAGGTGGCCCATCGCGCCTTCGGCGTCCCCGCCGCGCGCCGCGCG
It contains:
- a CDS encoding protein kinase family protein gives rise to the protein MSSGPMQNTSLVPGGVIGDGRYRLLTRSGVDRRCDAHLWRARDGQLNRDVALTVLVGDPADHAAAARAKRTAERAMHAASFTHPGVSRVIDVLTPGAGIRLDEGILGVIVAEWTQGTDLLDLVAEGPLPAGAATRLLEPLGAAIEGAHHAGLVLGADHPQRIRVTADGRLRLAFPGPRPDAIARDDVKGLGAILYLLLTGKWALPNGPDGVPAAPTGPDGSVLAPSALHPYVPHELSSVAVRSLEDTSVGGIRTSAAILQVLDQIAQSEAQTALIQPVPGDAADDGAVWTTQRPVRDKDRKRKLMISVAVLAVATLAVIVWLGVQIVSFFSDEPTGGGGPTVVIGQSTTPGQSGQPAPPATPAGPVQPASVGVYDVTNQPDNATRANRAVDKDPTTVWQTENYFEPFPALKPGIGLMAGFAEPVKLSSVTITSPSEGTVVEIRVAGTPGAPLSETKVIATATLSAGQTQIQLADHEPSQHLLVWITKLSGSGKNNRSEIAELVYTRAQ
- a CDS encoding DUF6049 family protein; translated protein: MKRLLSALAAAGVLLVSTASAASAAPVDTGRLPVRPAPATQVWATRALSSQPGQQSQVWLRLDVEEMTPRVITADGPDSITISGKVVNVGDRPIEEIELRLERGQPLTGEDEVRKALREPTDAEVVQPRFTRVADRLEQNESKPFRLTVPLRGNDPTSLQVTEPGIYPILANINGVPAYGGRARLAALSTLLPVLAMPGGQAPTPPATPAKITLLWPLADRPRVVTGSPTVLTDDELAGSLAMGGRLYGLLMAYESALTGPLGAGVCLAVDPDLLRTVEAMTQGYEVRGQGAGKGKSAAELWRDRLRLVAAGRCVIALPDADADLVALTRAELTGLGDLALAGAEVVREVLGVQPTQGLTWPEEGVLDQATLAGLTGRGVTSLVLDQSAVAGTPGTGPVRFDVAEGKPVTAVRVDGMVSDALQGAATARPVAGVTTPSETRPVSVQNALAALTFRAGFQSTGQNVVIAPPRRWNAPTGEVDTLLRAAKSLVADGFATPVGLETLLASPPAQTAALSYPVEAGAREVPPTVTAAVSDSWLRLHQLSESMSQPDAESAEPADLVAPLRLSLLRAVSGAWRGDEDGARAALGLAREQIDGLREQVTVTEPNSPILLGSGDSPIPLSIKNRLDVRITVRIVIEDTPGIVARDLTDIELPARGDRLVRVPVEVQRSGRFPVHVRLVTTSGVELGERARLEVSSSAYGTITVVITCLAGAALVLLSARRIYRRVRAARAASAQVPNDASGVTPPERSSTS
- the murJ gene encoding murein biosynthesis integral membrane protein MurJ, coding for MSGTTTVTQEQPQGPSLARAGGSMAIATIVSRASGLLSKLLLITILGVDALNDSYQVATTLPTMINELLLGGVLTSVAIPLLVRAEKEDGDRGESYAQWMITMSAVVLGIGTIIAVACAPLLTGLFIDSPNAKPELVTAFAYLVLPGIVFYGLSALIGAVLNTRHVFGLPTWAPVLNNLVVIVTLGVYWLMPGEISLDPVRMGEPKLLVLGLGTMLGVALQASVLVPALRRTGFRFRWRWGWDRRLSEFGGLAFWVLLYVALGFASMVVLTKVATHYDGAITVYNMQWLIAQVPYGVLGVSLLTALMPKMSRAAAAHDTDALVGDLAFGNRMSSILLMPFSALMTVSGVSIGLALFAHGRSGVDGGESIGTALALSAFGLVPYAITLLQLRVFYALKDARTPTIIQGIIVVARIALLYGFLAISPPDKLAVGVSIAMSLSFVVGALVGQLWLRLRLGRLRTGYTAWTICLTVVASAIAFGAATGLAWLAVRVLGIESRVAGAWVEVVIQTIVGLPLSFLLLALFRVPEVKPALGKISRLVGRR
- a CDS encoding NUDIX hydrolase; this translates as MPQSSGRSGGPKPRRRNRRRGRRLKTVDETSAGGLVLDFEQHVAAIIGRLDRRGRLLWSLPKGHIEAGETAEQTAVREVAEETGIHSKVLRPLGSIDYWFVAEDRRVHKTVHHFLLEALGGELSDEDVEVTEVAWVPLGELDDRLAYADERRLVRRAAELLSEYQTDGAESA